The genomic segment TGTAACAATTGATGGAAAATGGTTATCTAATTAGCAAAATATATGTATCACTGATCTATTTAAACTagaaaaatttatgattttagtaGATCTTTTTGAAGGTTTTCTCGTCTATGAGAACAATCCCTTTACTCACAAGAATTAGTCATCCATCTGAAGCTAAATGCTACATCTCCATAAGCGCCAAAACGATTGTATAAAgaacaattatttaattgaatccaaaaaacCTAAACTCCCTGCATGACAGCCTTCCCCCTACTTTTCAGTTTTCACCAAGGTCCAGTCCCACCGTAGTACTCGAAACTTCAAAGTACACAACCACCTCCCCATGCTCCCCAGTCCTAAGAGTCCGATCACCAATCAAATCCACTATCCTAACACAATGTCCCATCTATTACAATAAAACATGCATGATTAACCACAAGTGTTTTGTGTGCGTCTGTTAAGCAACTAGCACATGCAATTCTGGAAAAGAGGGGAAAAAGTTAAAAATTTAGGAAATCTCAACGAAAGTATTTTCTACAGTTCCTGGATTGTCTACTGTGTTTTCCAAATCGAGCGcttgaaaaaattaataataaaatgagTATATTGATATCATTCTAATTCGAAACAATTGCATTCACAGCAACTATATCACTACTGACGTCCCAAATGAAATTCTTACTTCTTCATTGAAGTATCTTCTTGGACACTCACCTCAAGTGTCGAGAAAATGAAAAATTCTCATTCCTACCATCTTCTATCCAAAATAAATATCAGTTTGAAACAAAATAAGGAATCTAGAAAACATCTGAAAATATCAGAGAAAGGAACCTAGCAATTCTCAAGTCGTTGACCAATTGAACAAGGATAATTACAGTTTGAACTTTTATAATAGCTTAAGATATCTGGATTGGTTTTTATCACTTATCAAAATCTAAACATGACAACTTTTTAAATCAGAAAAAATAAATCTAGAACATGGAAATACCTCTTGTGAATCTCGACTGTGAGTAACAGGCTTGGTGTCATTATTTTCAAGAAGTATGTGGCGGAAGAGACTGTTGGGTACATCTTTTATGATGTGCCATTTGACAGGAAACTGCCCACTCCATCTATCCTGTTGCCAATAATCAGCATCATTCTCAAAGTCAACAGGTCCTACCATCTCAGCTACACCACAAAACTGCCCACTAGCATTAACCTGCAGTAATTACGCAGCCATTTTAAAAGAATAAGCTTCATGCCACAAAAAATATGTAACATCAAGCAATTGCTGGTTAAAACAAACGAGGAAATAAATCTCAAAGCAAAGCCACAggattaaaatttaaaacattaAACAATAAGGTGAAAGGTAGTCTAGATCAAAAAATAAAAGGAAGAAATCTGCCTGATAAAGTAAAGAAACTGCCAATAACAGCAGATTCCTTAGCTACAGTACTACACAACATACTAAAGATAAAATATGAATAATCTAGATCAGATATATAAAAGGCAtaaatctgtcaataatgaaagATAATAGCAGTAGTAGATAAATTTTATCAAGTAAAATCATAGATTTATGCCTCGTTGccgataaataattaaatagatTTTTGTGATATTCAAAATGAGTACCTCGATGTCGAAGAAATTGCAAGTAAAATCAAAAAGGGTATAGTcagttaaaaaaattcaaaacttacCGAGAACAAGAGAAAGAGAGGACAATTGCCTTCCATTTTCTTTGTATCAGCGTAGGCAGCATCCAGCTTCCTGTTTCCTAGAGGGGTACTAGACCAAACACCATATTTTATACTTTTATGGATATTATCTTCGCTGAAAGACTTAATAACAAAAAATTTGGCTCGTTCATAGTCAATTATGAAATCTAGGGAGTTAAACTCATTGACTTGAAACCCAGAAGTAGACTCAACATCTTTAATGCCTGATGCAGACCCCTCTTCAGAGGAATTCTTTCCTTTTGCCTTCGACGCCCTTGGCCCACGGTTCCGGTCACTTGAAGTACCTAGTGTATCAGCGGAAGTACTGATAGTTTCCCGTTCTCTTTCGCGTCTTCCACCTTTGTCAATAGCAAACTGATTTCGGCTAAAACTAGACCCAGAACCACTTTGGTATGAACTACCATAAGCATAATGTCTGGATGAGGGGTTTGGTGTCACTCCAAAACCCTGAAATGCCTGCCAATACGTAAttggaaatcaagaaaaaggcAGGTCTATAATTAGGTTTTCCGTAAATGGTTTAAAGATTATATTAAATTTCCATTAGCATGTTCTAGTCAATAGTAACTCATACTGGTATTCGATATTCCCAAAAAAATGCTACACATCATATGAAAGGTAGCACTATATATAGCAGTGTGGGATGACAAAACGTTAAAATACAAAGCAAACAGCACACTACAACTTTTCAGTCAAGTAAAATTGATCGCCTTTATGCTAAAAATACACAGATTTGGTACACATTAAGAATGAGATATTTGGTATATACTATGTATTCTAGTAGAAGTTTTAACAAGTCAGCCAAAATTCATTGGAAGTTCCTAGCAAAAATAATCTTCACAGCCTTAATCAGTGATGAAAGCAATGACAATAGAAAGGCACAAAGATGATTGTTTGTCTCAGTTGTGGAGGCTGTGCATCTATTTTTTCACTGTGAAAAGAATGTACAAGCttataagaaaatttaaacaaacCTGTGCGACATTTTGCTCATATGATCCAAGAATGCCAATTGGTTGAGGGTATACAGTTCCAGAACTTAATGGAGACATGAACCTGCTAGTGTCTAGAGAATTGGAACGACTTGGCAATCGTTCGCTGGATCCAAACTCTCCAGGGAATTTGTAAAGACCAAGTCCGCTATTTCCAGATAGATCCCCTCCACCAAAAGATCCAAAAGGTAGATAATAACCTGAGCCAGGCCCAAAAAATGTGCTGTCAATCAAATTTTCTTGACTGCTACTTccacctggcatcaactcagcCTGTGAAACTGAATGCACTGAAGTAGCGTGTGGTGGGCCAGGTGAAACAGCTGGAGGATAGTAGGGCGGAGTCACAGGTATTTGGTGTGGAGAGAACAGCTGACCATCAATCATTATTGTCGATAAAGGGCTAGGCAATGGGGGAAACTGTCCATATGCCATCTGGGAGTCGAAGCCATAGCCCGGGGGGAAGAAGAGAGAAGAATTTTCGTTGTACATCGCCTTAAACGTGATGAAACACATTTTAGCATCTGACTGCTCTCTATTTCAGTAAAATAATATAGATGCAACAAATTTATATATACCTACCGGAGGTATGATTTGCAAGTTGCTGGCATTGTCCAAGTTACCACTGCCATGGTCGAAACCTAGAGAGAGAAGGTTGATAATAAACCTAAGCCACATAAAAAAGAAGCAAGAACAACTACAAGTAATAAGAAACAAAATGTACAACAGCCCAAAGGCGTTTTCTAACAATTGTCTTTTCCAAAAACTGACGTTAAACCCAATCATAGTCTTCAAATTCAACATGAGTCACATGATATTTTTCCTGCTGTAAAAGTTAATTGATGGCAGTCTCAAATCCCCGCATAAAAGTGCATCGATGGAAGTTTTTAACTCCCCGATTTTCTAGGTGAGTAACAGATGCATTACACGCTAGAAATCATGTTTTCCATAATCCACAAAATGCTTAGCCAATTATCTTACTATATGCAGACAGTAAGTATCAAcaaaaaataagaataaaattCCCAACCTTGCAAGAACAGGACAAATTACCTTTCTTATCATCGAACATGAATGTTTCCATACATGAAAATACTACTGCCTACATTGCAATAGAGATATATCAAAACACTAACCTCCAAAATAATAATTCTGGTCTTGAGGTTTATATGAACTGAATGGATACGTTGTGGCGAGCGATCCACTAGTTTCCGAAGTTGCCGGCATATCTTTTGTGTTTCTTGAAGCCCCCAAGATGGCAGCATTTGGAGGAGGATTTACAGAAATAATCCTTTCATCTTTTGGTGAAAGTGGCTAATATAATCAGATAGAAACGAAAATGAAGTAAATCATCAACGCTACTTTGAGCGTATAGATATAAGAGCCAAGTAGAACGATGCATTGCTTATAACTCACCTGCTCAGTCATGTTATGCAGCTCAATAGTTCTGTAACCTACATCACCAACGCAATCAACAACTTTTTAAGAAAGGAAATAAAGGTcgctaaaaaatataaaaaagcaTTTATAAGCCTAAAAAATATCAATACGCATTTATAAGCTACTTGAAATATTATAAACCTTGTGATTAGAAGTCAAACTAATAAATTAAACCACGAAAATGAAGAAGACTATGTTAATTCAAAGTACTCCGACCATTTTACGACACATGATGATGTCTAGTTAAAATAGACACAGATAAGGATACAAAAAGGAAATGTAAGGCTAAGAAATCCCTTCCAATATGGATGACAGAGTCCATTTACGATGTCAGGTGCCAGTTTAAAAGGTTACAAAAATGCCAGTTTAAAAGGTTAAAAAAAATAGCATGCTAAGCAGGAGATAAGACCATGGCATGAGTATTTCTGTGCCCTGATGGCTAAACTTAAACAAGGATGGGGTGCAGATCATGTAGATAACTTTCGATTTCGGATATTTCTTAGGTATTCTACTTGGTATAGATTTCATTTTTTTCTTCTCTTGTTCGTGGGCGTATGTTATTTCTGTATTGTTTCggacataaaaaaattaaaaacttgTTCGGAAGGAAGTTGTGAAATGGGTATTTAACCGGTTTTGCTTCTTATTCTGAATAGATTTGTAATATaaagaaaaaagagaaaacCTTGTGCTTATGACATAAATGCATCGCCCGCATTTCATATATCCAAAGTGAGAAAATAGCGAACAAAAACACCAAAAATATAACAACGAAAATAATACGTCAAACCGAGAACAAAAAAACCAATGAGGcatttataagaaatttaacAAATGAATCacataaataaaacattaatATGCATTATAACGTAATTTATGTTTATTGTGTTATGTTACAACGCCGTAACATACCTATATCAACTCAAATGACGGCACAAACGATCAACTTTCAACTTCAAATCCTTGGCCTATATTAATTTCATTACAAGGCGAATAAATAATTTCACTCAACATCACTTAAAATATCACGAGAATTTCCAAAGTTCGATTAACACTGATATTTTCTAAATCTTATCCCGGCTAATTATTTTCCAAACTTCATTCTAAACTTCCCGAATTTCGTAATTCACAATATTAATTTGTAGCAATACTTAAAATCGAATTGTTCAACTTTATAATTCGAAAAATCACCAAATTACACAAACGGCTCGACAACAACCTAGGTTCACGGGAATTTACCTCGAAGTCAACCAGATCATGTACCTACAACAGTAAAACAACAAATAATGAATTTTGGTGCAATAGAGGGATCGAAAATCGAGTTAAATCGAGCAAGCATTAACCTTACCCGGGGCAGCCTGTAAATAACTGATCAAAGAACTGAAATCGAGCTTCAGATACACCCCAAATCGAAGCTAAAACCAGTCTGGTCGGAACAATGTTCGCTCGCGGTGGTGCAGCGGTGGAAACTTGGCGGTTCACGGCTGAAACTGCTGGGAAAGAGCTGTCTTTGGTCTGGAATCCTTCCTCTACTCGAAAACAAGCTTCCCAAGGCCTCAAACACACAATCTCCAGTGAAATAGACTGAAATCACAACAGACGAACAGCGCGCGCGAGAAGGGTCGACGGGTCGCGGTTGGGTCCCGATTTACCTCGAAATATATGTGGATCCAATAGATATCTTAGGTCTCGGGATTTCCAAATAAGTGATCAATTTCAACTTCCGGCGACAAACGGAGGAGAATCGAGGCGGCAAATGGGCGGTGAGGGTTTGGAAGAAATGGGGGAAATCGGGGGGAGAGAGAACCGATGCGTAGAGTGCGCCTAGTATTTATAGTAGAGCTCGGAATGTGATCGGGTTTCGTTTTATTACAATTGTGAGTCGTATTGGTGTTGTGTTTGTGTATAATCtcaatatttttattacatgtttttagttttaaattaaatttaaatattgaataaatgattattttattttaaaatctcaataattattttttactaTAATTAATTTTCAGGTCATGTAGTAACTAATTTCCAATTGATTTGATTAACcctgatttaaaattaaaattatacaaaaaattATGTAGGGTCCGAGGAATCAGTcctcaaaatataattttgaaattatattataaataattaactcATTATCTTTGAAATCGTTTGTATTAATTGTGCAGTACTCGCGAGTGTTGGTTCATCTGATGAGTCGTCATATCAGATCTTAGAAAAATAATATGAAAATGAGGATACTCAACAAAGGATTTTTGGAAGTTTTTGCTCCCAAATTCGGTTTCACATATTTTTACCCTCCTCCGTTTATATGATCTTCCTTGCATTTCAAAGAAACATAGCCATGTCAAAAAAAATAGGCATCTTATGtgccaaaaacttgtgtgagacgatctcacgggtcgtatttgtgagacgaatctcttatttaggttatccatgaaaaagtagtattttttatgctaagagtattattttttattgtgaatatggttagggttgacccgtctcacatattaggatccgtgagacggtctcacatgagacctactcatcttatgtttcatatttttttgTCACAACACTAACAGCGACAGTTTTATGAACCGTCATCGATTTAACtcagcgacggtttaaataAGCGACTTAATAACGAATGTTTTGAGAGAAACTAGAAAATCACAGTAATTAATATAAGAGTTCAAAATTCTGAAACTTCAACATAAAGTTTAATACACCAATGTCAAGCCTCGGCCGTCGGGAAAATCCGATTTGAGGCGCATGCAGTACACGCAATGCCATAGGAGCACGTGAGATAGCTTTGGCCGCCACGTGCAGCCGGGCTTTGGCGAGTTGATCtaactttttatgatttataacTTTGATTCAAAACTCACCTTCCCCGAATAATATCGTATATGAATGAGATTAAAACATTAATCAAAGTATTTGTGAGCTCAAAAAATGGTATTAATTACTTCTCAAACACACGGCCGATTTGCGTTTAATATGACATGGTGACAACTTTGTCTTAGCATGCAATTAAGTTAAAAATCGATACAATAGAAAACGTGACATAACCTTTAAAGTGTCTCTAGTTTAGGGTCTCGaaattgtttaaaaattttgatcgATTTTCTTTAATCACCTCAGTGCACGTTTATTTCTGCTTATAATTTTTGTGTGACGAATAAAATTTTTCAATAATTAACAAGAAGGTTTGATATGTTTGGTAAATTTTTTGTATATTTCTACTgatattttttgtaatttttttaatatattttataattcttttattatttattttctttattgtggagatatttattattatctttattgtcaatataattataaaatttctaaaaaatCTATACATAGATGCATTCCAttatcattatttatttatcatttttcagCCATATTTTAATAATGATACCGGGCATTCAAAATACGAAAATCTTTTACCCAATTTTCTAGTAGATTTCCCAGATAAATTAATCATcgaattataattataattttagtatatgaaaaaaaaatggaacAATTAGACGAAAAATATAAGGAATAAGTCGCGTAAATGATAGTTTAAGGTATAATGTATTGATAACATGCATGCATACCTAAAAGGGTAAAATACGTAATTTATAGAACGAGAAAGTTTAGTGGGTGTTGGTCCTGTTGGAGATCCATTGAATCCTCAGCTGCGAAATTGCAGATCAAACAAAACACAAACTTCAGCCTGTATGAGCAGTGGCTGGCAGACAAGTAGTTGGGCTTGTCTTTGGTGTCGTTTTTCTTCAGGTATTCCATCCTAACCACGGCAGCGGTAGCCAATGAAGATGCCTCAATCAAGTATTGCAATAAAGCCGCCTCAGCCTGTCAAAGGACAGCTTAATAAGGTAATTTCAAAGCTTTGATTCCGATTGTTACTAGTATCAAGTCACCTTCAGTCACCCAAACTAATCCACCCGTAGCCTTCATGGAACAGTTATGAGGGTTATGTTTTGAACATCTACCTCACATGTAACAGTTATGCAGGTAAATAAATTAACAAATCTTTATCGAAATGCACACAACCATTAACCTGAGAGAGAGACTGATGAAATCGGTGAAGGAAAGGACTACATGGTGGAGGTCGTACGGAGAGGGGGGTTCTAAAGAAGATGGTGGTGTGCTTCAGAGAACAAGAAAATCTATTTTCGGCATAAATCAGAATAAAATTTACAATTACTCAACCAACTCCTATGGTTTTAGATAGTATTTTACTCCTGTATAAAAAATCGTGTTTAGTGCAGTAGAAAGAAATATAAACCACGCTTTTATAAGCAATGTCTCGACGGAAAGAAGTTAGGCACATTCCTATATATTAcccatgcaatttaaatcatgtATAGAAGTTCAAATTTTCATATAGGTGTCATAAtaccataaaaaaaattatgaagaaTTTTTAATCCTGATAAAGTACGCATATGAGTATGTATACAACCATTCTCCACTAAGAACATTTTCAATTTAATCTTAGTTTTACCCAAATCCTCCATCAAGACAAGATAAAGGTTCATACAGGGCATGTGTACTGAGTAAGCAATAAAAAAGAAATGAGAAAAAGAGATGGAGAGACGCACAATTCATGTTTGCCTAGGATCTTCTGCTGAGTCCCCGTTTGTTGCCAAGCCTCTGATTTTGACGTCATAATAGACTTCTTCAACTCTTTTAAGGTCATATTTCATCCCTGATTCCCAATGAAAATCATGCATCATATTGTACCTTTGGGCAGTAAACTTAATGCAAAATGTAAATTCAAACTAAGATACTAGctaattaaagcataaaatcgggCTAAAACTGAATCTGTTCAATGCAAAATGTAAATTCAAACTATGTGACTAGCTAATTAAAGCACAAAAACGGGCTAAAACTGAAATGTGAATTCATTGAACATAATAAATCGGATGCTCGTACCAAAGATATTGTCTTACCGTCAAATTTCTTGCGTAAAAAGTCATTTCGCAAGTTGAGCATGCGGAACGCAGCGTGAAGATCTGTCAAAAACTTTAATACTTTTCTCGGGCAGTCATAATCCCCAGCAGTCACTTGGTTCACAACATACCTAGGCTACAAACCATGCGGCCACATCTCACAAAATCAATCAGCAAGTACCCTGTCTCTAAAATAACATTACCACGCTATGTATTTAAACTCTCTCTCTTTTCGGAACATACGGACAAAGAAATGTTTCGTATTATCAAatgtaaattttctttaaaactgTGAACATTCTCCTTTTCCACAAATTTAGAAATCTAATTATTTCATCATCCAAAATCTTTAATTTTGATTAAAAGATCTGAAATCTAAAACTTCGTAGCAGTTAAAGGCTTTAGATGCGCGCTTACCAACTCATTGGACATAAAACAAATTCCTGCACGGAAACAAAAGTTTATCATGACAGGACTATGCACATGTATGAAAGACAAAATAAAAAGGTCGAACGTGGTGTcttgaaaaaagaaaataaaagaaataaagCCAATATGTTTATAAGGTATAAACAGGAAACAAGAACCATTTTTTTCATATTCGTGTACTCTTATAATGTGACCTCCCTCTCCCCCAATTTTAAAAGGCTATAAGAGCTTAGTGCCATCCACAGGTAAAACCTTTGGCTCAACCACTGATATGCAGCGTGCAAGCCGTTAAAGCACAAACTCAAGTGATGAATTTTTCACTGGACATTTTAAAAGCTGAAAATCACTGGCAACTTCACATAACAGATAGCTGACCACCGCATCATATTTTATCTTTGGGCAGTAAACTAAAGTGGTACTATATGTATCAATTAGTTAAGTACTGATTGACTCATACACCAAAAAAGATAACGATAATATCATGACAAAACATGATCTTAAAGAAGCAAGCAATTTCTCAGAGCCAGAATCTATTATTGGTACCAAAACTAATAAAAACTTTGACACTTACCAACGAGGTAATCTTCAACATCAAGGCCGAATTCCAATAATTTTACTGTGTACATGATCAAGAGACAGAAGATTCAAACAAAGCTATGTCACAGAGGATGCCTCAGTAACTATCTAGGAACAAAAGAAATAAAGTTTGAATACCAAGAACATCACGTAGAGACTAATTGAGATAAGTAAGAGTAGATAAGTTGGAGTTTTTTGCTAGTATTGCACACCAATGCACTGTCTAAGACAGTTCACCGACATTATAAACAATCTGGATGAATATTTCAACCTGACATATTTATGGCAAAATGAATGACATGTAAAATCAACTTCATGATGTAGAACAATAAATTGAATATGGTAAATAAAAACTTTCAACAAGACACATTAAAACAAAACAAGGTACGGAAAAACGAACTATCAAACCATTTGTTTCCTCTTCTCTAAAACAAACTATCAAACCATTTATTTCCTCGCCATTATCAAATTTGTCTCGAGCATATTTCACCAGTTATACACAATCACTATGAAAGACAATCTAAATACTGCAACAAAGGCATGCAATGCCTACAGGTCACTTTGTTTCTTTACAAATTGAAAGCAAATATCAGTCCATAAATATCATGCATCAAATGAGAAATTTTAATTCcactataatttaaaataaacttgaacatacaccCAAGTTTTTCCTCAGCCTCCATATGATGAAGAAGATCCCCAGTTTCTAACCAATGCATAAATGCTAGCAGTGACACCACAGTTTGTGTTTCACTCCTCCAATCACCATGATACCTAAAAATCGCCAGCAATAAATATCTCTTTGGAAAGAAGGGGGTCCTTGAGCACAATAATCTCCTACCTATAATATTGCCCGGGGTGTTCCTGCATAATTTCTGCAAGCTTACTGTAGAGATCCCTCAGCATGTTAATGTGCCCCTTAGCCTTCGCTAGAACATCTATTTTAACAGTCAAATCTTAGAAAAATAACATGAAAGATGAGAACAAACGCCGTGCAATTTCCAAGACAATACAAAATAAAGGTTCTTGGAATTCTCGCCCGAGATTCAGCTTCATATTTTTTACCTTCCTCTACCATACTTAATTGCACTTTAAAGAAAAATAGCTATTCGCATGCACATGCTCATATTTCCATACTACATTAAGTCAGCAATTTAACTAGATTCGATTAACCACCAAAGCAGATACTATTTCTCTTAAAAATTCCACTGTTGAGATAATCATAGCCtttgcataataaaatcatggTAAACGAGAAAATCAAACAGAAAATCCAAAAAGTACGAAACAAAGTTAAATCTAGAATCATACCAGGTACAGGTTGAGACTGATGAATGAGCAGAAGGCTATAGTGCATGAGCCTAGTGGTGGACTCGATCTCCCGAGAGATGTTCCTTATGCGCTCGCGTGAGTCGCCAGTGTCCTCGAGTTGGTGGCGTAACTCCTCAAACTGGTTCTCCAATGCCCGAACATTGGGTGATGGAAGCACGTTGATTCCACTCTCTCCACCAGACATTGACCTGACATGGGAGGAGCGTTGGGCAGGGAAAACGACCACGTTTCGTGGGAGGAGAAGGCAAGGTTGGGATTGGGGGATAGGGTTTAGCACGCGAACGGAAAATGCGAATTTT from the Primulina eburnea isolate SZY01 chromosome 3, ASM2296580v1, whole genome shotgun sequence genome contains:
- the LOC140826123 gene encoding YTH domain-containing protein ECT4-like, translating into MTEQPLSPKDERIISVNPPPNAAILGASRNTKDMPATSETSGSLATTYPFSSYKPQDQNYYFGGFDHGSGNLDNASNLQIIPPAMYNENSSLFFPPGYGFDSQMAYGQFPPLPSPLSTIMIDGQLFSPHQIPVTPPYYPPAVSPGPPHATSVHSVSQAELMPGGSSSQENLIDSTFFGPGSGYYLPFGSFGGGDLSGNSGLGLYKFPGEFGSSERLPSRSNSLDTSRFMSPLSSGTVYPQPIGILGSYEQNVAQAFQGFGVTPNPSSRHYAYGSSYQSGSGSSFSRNQFAIDKGGRRERERETISTSADTLGTSSDRNRGPRASKAKGKNSSEEGSASGIKDVESTSGFQVNEFNSLDFIIDYERAKFFVIKSFSEDNIHKSIKYGVWSSTPLGNRKLDAAYADTKKMEGNCPLFLLFSVNASGQFCGVAEMVGPVDFENDADYWQQDRWSGQFPVKWHIIKDVPNSLFRHILLENNDTKPVTHSRDSQEVKLEQGIEMIKIFKNYDSETSLLDDFNFYDDREKSLLERKAKQRAISTGNTSTSLATESINQLSDNLTDTLRLDGAKNLSKMKDLE
- the LOC140826124 gene encoding uncharacterized protein isoform X2, whose protein sequence is MSGGESGINVLPSPNVRALENQFEELRHQLEDTGDSRERIRNISREIESTTRLMHYSLLLIHQSQPVPDVLAKAKGHINMLRDLYSKLAEIMQEHPGQYYRYHGDWRSETQTVVSLLAFMHWLETGDLLHHMEAEEKLGLKLLEFGLDVEDYLVGICFMSNELPRYVVNQVTAGDYDCPRKVLKFLTDLHAAFRMLNLRNDFLRKKFDGMKYDLKRVEEVYYDVKIRGLATNGDSAEDPRQT
- the LOC140826124 gene encoding uncharacterized protein isoform X3 gives rise to the protein MKSIFRSVICTKFAFSVRVLNPIPQSQPCLLLPRNVVVFPAQRSSHVRSMSGGESGINVLPSPNVRALENQFEELRHQLEDTGDSRERIRNISREIESTTRLMHYSLLLIHQSQPVPVKLLEFGLDVEDYLVGICFMSNELPRYVVNQVTAGDYDCPRKVLKFLTDLHAAFRMLNLRNDFLRKKFDGMKYDLKRVEEVYYDVKIRGLATNGDSAEDPRQT
- the LOC140826124 gene encoding uncharacterized protein isoform X1; this encodes MKSIFRSVICTKFAFSVRVLNPIPQSQPCLLLPRNVVVFPAQRSSHVRSMSGGESGINVLPSPNVRALENQFEELRHQLEDTGDSRERIRNISREIESTTRLMHYSLLLIHQSQPVPDVLAKAKGHINMLRDLYSKLAEIMQEHPGQYYRYHGDWRSETQTVVSLLAFMHWLETGDLLHHMEAEEKLGLKLLEFGLDVEDYLVGICFMSNELPRYVVNQVTAGDYDCPRKVLKFLTDLHAAFRMLNLRNDFLRKKFDGMKYDLKRVEEVYYDVKIRGLATNGDSAEDPRQT